A single genomic interval of Terriglobus albidus harbors:
- a CDS encoding TetR/AcrR family transcriptional regulator: MAGSLRERQKEQTRMEMVRAAYDLFVRDGYDEVSMEAISEAAGVSRATLFNYFARKELILPEIARLRVERLKEFAGQMEAGARPVTRDEILAFILRIAREHEEIARGHRKLMMLAWFQPASYGYLLERRAEAVEVLSGLIDQMPRRKKLFSARMVAETIFAVLMATMLEWMVNEKLPVNWLSHTLEQRLGVAFAGVI; encoded by the coding sequence ATGGCTGGTTCACTTCGCGAACGGCAGAAGGAACAGACCCGGATGGAGATGGTGCGCGCCGCCTACGATCTCTTCGTCCGGGATGGCTATGACGAGGTTTCCATGGAAGCCATCAGCGAGGCCGCGGGGGTCTCGCGTGCGACCCTGTTCAACTACTTTGCGCGCAAGGAGCTGATTCTTCCGGAGATTGCGCGGTTACGTGTGGAGCGGCTGAAGGAGTTTGCCGGGCAGATGGAGGCAGGCGCCCGCCCTGTCACACGGGACGAGATACTCGCCTTCATTCTGCGGATCGCGCGAGAGCATGAAGAGATCGCTCGTGGGCATCGCAAGCTGATGATGTTGGCGTGGTTTCAGCCGGCGTCGTACGGCTATCTGCTGGAAAGGCGCGCTGAGGCGGTGGAGGTGTTGAGTGGTTTGATCGATCAGATGCCCCGCAGGAAGAAACTATTTTCCGCACGTATGGTGGCGGAGACGATTTTCGCCGTCTTGATGGCAACCATGCTCGAATGGATGGTCAACGAAAAGCTGCCGGTGAACTGGCTTTCGCACACGCTGGAGCAGCGGCTTGGTGTTGCGTTTGCGGGGGTGATATGA
- a CDS encoding HlyD family secretion protein → MKRNAVIAGGGLMLVAIAVLSYWLLRGSRALVYSGTVETREIEVGSKVGGRVTDVAVEEGQMVKASATLVRFEADELKAQLAQSRASVDQAEADLAKMEHGNRPEEIAQAEATARVQQAAYEAAKNGPRTQELAQAQADFDAAQADAVNAEATFKRMAMLVRGETISRQQYDDALAKRDTTAQKAESARQRLKLLQAGTRKEDLDAAEQRYLQAKAAAVLAQRGFRKEDIQAARGRLAQARGHVEELQARLREAELTAPADGLIETVSVRSGDLVPAGRIVLTMLESSQLWVRIYIPETEMAKVKVGQQATVTVDSFSGRSFTGHVMQVNASSEFLPRNVQTRDDRQHQVFGAKVMIDNPDGVLKSGMAATVLLP, encoded by the coding sequence ATGAAGCGGAACGCAGTGATCGCAGGTGGTGGCCTAATGCTGGTGGCGATCGCCGTCCTGTCGTACTGGCTGTTACGCGGATCGAGGGCGTTGGTCTACTCCGGTACGGTGGAGACACGCGAGATCGAAGTGGGATCGAAGGTCGGTGGCCGAGTGACTGACGTTGCTGTCGAAGAGGGGCAGATGGTGAAGGCCTCCGCCACGCTTGTGCGCTTTGAGGCGGATGAGCTGAAGGCGCAGTTGGCGCAATCGCGGGCATCTGTGGATCAGGCCGAGGCAGATCTAGCCAAGATGGAGCACGGTAACCGTCCCGAAGAGATTGCCCAGGCCGAGGCTACGGCGAGAGTACAGCAGGCAGCGTATGAGGCCGCAAAAAACGGACCGCGCACCCAGGAGCTTGCGCAGGCGCAGGCTGACTTCGATGCAGCACAGGCAGATGCCGTCAATGCCGAGGCGACTTTCAAGCGTATGGCGATGCTGGTGCGCGGCGAGACGATTTCGCGGCAGCAGTACGATGACGCGTTGGCAAAACGCGACACTACGGCACAGAAGGCGGAGTCAGCGAGGCAGCGGTTGAAGCTATTGCAGGCAGGCACCCGCAAAGAAGATCTGGATGCAGCTGAACAACGATATCTACAGGCCAAAGCCGCGGCCGTACTGGCACAGCGCGGCTTCCGCAAGGAGGACATCCAGGCCGCGCGCGGACGGCTGGCGCAGGCCCGCGGACATGTCGAAGAGTTGCAGGCGCGCTTGCGCGAAGCTGAGCTGACGGCGCCGGCCGATGGCTTGATTGAGACGGTGAGTGTGCGCAGCGGCGATCTGGTGCCCGCCGGCCGTATTGTGCTGACAATGCTCGAGAGCTCACAGCTTTGGGTAAGGATCTATATTCCGGAGACGGAGATGGCGAAGGTAAAGGTGGGCCAGCAGGCAACGGTCACCGTCGACTCCTTCAGCGGACGCAGTTTTACCGGGCACGTGATGCAGGTGAATGCTTCGTCTGAATTTCTACCGCGGAATGTACAGACGCGCGATGACCGCCAACACCAGGTCTTTGGTGCAAAGGTGATGATTGATAACCCGGACGGTGTGCTGAAGTCCGGCATGGCGGCGACGGTGCTCCTGCCATGA